The segment GCCGGCCGTCCGGCAACCCGCCGGCGAAGAACTGGAACAAGGATGGCTACCTGAAGAAACTGCCGATTGACCCGTGGGGCAACCCGTACCAATACCTGGCGCCGGGTAGCAAAGGCGCCTATGACCTCTATTCGCTGGGGGCCGATGGCAAGGAAGGCGGCAGCGACAACGACGCCGACATCGCCAACTGGGACAACTGATGAGAAGCGGGCGGCAGGGCGGCTCCGGCCGGGTGTCCGGTGCCTTGGCGTCCGCGGGTTTCACCCTGATCGAAGTCCTGGTGGTGATGGTGGTCATGGCCTGCATGGCCGGCCTGGCGGTGATCAGCGCCGGCGTCGCCGGTCCCACCCGTGAACTCACCAATGAAGCCGATCGCCTCGCGGGGCTGATCGGCGTGCTCGCCGACGAGGCCGTGCTGGACAACCGCGAATACGGCCTGCGCGTGGAGCGGGACAGTTACCAGGTCTACTACTACGACGAAACCAGCGCCCGCTGGCAGCCGCTGTCCGATGGTGCCCGCCAGTTGCCGGAGTGGGCCGAACTGACCATCGAGCTGGACGGCGAACCGCTGGTGCTTCCGGCCCGCGCCAATGACGAGAAGCAGGCCAAGGATGCGAAGAAGGCCCCGCTGGTGCCGCAACTGATCATCCTGTCCAGCGGCGAAATCAGCCCCTTCCGCCTGGAAATGGGTGAGCGGCGCAGGGATGGTCTGCGCCTGCAGCTTTCCAGCGATGGATTCCGCCTGCCCCGTGTGGAGGCCCTCGGCGGCAAGGGGCGCGCCGGATGAGAAGCAGTCGCGCGTTCACCTTGATCGAGGTGCTGGTGGCGCTGGCCATTTTCGCGGTGGTTGCCGCCAGCGTCCTCACCGCCAGCGCACGCAGCCTGCAGATCGCTTCACGCCTGGAAGACAAGACCCTGGCGATGTGGATCGCCGACAACCGCCTGACCGAGCTCCAGTTGCGCGAGACGCCACCTTCCACCGGCAAGGACAAGGGCGAGCTGGACTACGGCGGACGGCGCTGGGAGTGGCAAAGCGAAGTCGAAGGCACCAGTGACCCGGTACTGCGGCGGGTCACTCTCTGGGTGGCGCCGCGCCCGACCCGGGGCGCCGGCGTTGGCAAGCTGGAAGACCGGGCCAGCGTACGCCTGGTGGGTTTCATCGGGAGCACGCCATGAAGCGCGCGGCGGGTTTCACCCTGCTGGAGCTGCTGATCGCCATCGCCATCTTCGCGCTGCTGGCCATCGGCACCTGGCGCATGCTCGGCGCGGTCCTCGATTCGGACGAAGCGACACGCGTGCAGGAGCAGCAGCTGCGTGAAGTGGTCCGGGCGATTTCGGCTTTCGAGCGGGACATCCGCCAGGTGATTTCCCGCCCCATCCGCGATGCCTATGGCGAGTCCCGTGCGGCGCTGCTGGGCGAGCAGGAAGGTGACAACGACAGCCTGGAACTCACCCGCAACGGCTGGCGAAACCCGACCGGCATGCAGCGTTCGCGCCTGCAGCGGGTGCGTTGGCAGCTCTCGGGCGAACGCCTGGAGCGGCGCTACTGGACGGTGCTGGACCAGGCCCAGGACAGCCTGCCGCGCGTCCAGAACGCGCTGGATGGGGTTACCTCCATGAAGTTGCGCTACATGGACGACAGTGGTGACTGGCAGGACAGCTGGCCGCCGGCCGGCCTGCCGGAGGACGAGCGCCTGGATCGCCTGCCACGCGCCCTGGAACTGACCCTGGAGCACCGCCGCTATGGTGAGCTGCGCCGGGTGCTGCGCCTGGTGGAAACCCCGCCCCGACAACCGCCGCAGGCCGGGGGCAACCAGCCGGACGGGGAACAGCAGAACCCGCAGGGCGGTCAGCAGGGGGGCCAACAGAGCGGCGACCAGGAGCCGTCGCAATGAAGCGCCAGGCGGGCGTCGCCTTGCTCACCGTGCTGCTGGTGGTCGCGGTGGTCACGGTCGTCTGTGCCGGCCTGATCGCCCGCACCCAGCTGTCCATCCGTTCCAGCGGCAATGAACTGCACACCCGCCAGGTGGCCCAGTACGCCCTCGGCGGCGAGGCCCTGGCCGAAGCCATCCTCGTGCGCGACCTGCGCCAGGGCGATCCGCGGACACCGGTGGATCACCTGGGCGAGGCCTGGGCGCGGCCCCTCACTACCTTCAAACTGGATGACGGTGGTTCGCTCAGCGTACGCATCGAAGATCCGAGCGCCCGTTTCAACGTCAACAGCCTGGTGCGGGACGGCCAGCTCAATGAGCAGGGTGTCCGCCAGTTCCGCCGGCTGTTGCTGCGCCTGGGTATCGAGGCACCCTACACCGAGCGACTGGTGGACTGGCTCGACCGCGACCAGGAGCCCTTCGGCCCCAATGGCGCCGAAGACAACCAGTACCTGCTGTTGCAGCCGCCGTATCGCGCGGCCAATCACGCCATGAGCGATGTGTCCGAGTTACGCCTAGTGTTAGGCATGACGGAGCTGGACTACCGCAAGCTGCTGCCTTTCGTCACCGCGTTGCCGTCGGACGCGTCTCTCAACGTCAACACCGCCAGTGCGCTGGTGCTGTCCACCCTGGCCGACAACCTGGACGCCGACAGTGGCGGATTGCTGATGGCGGCGCGGGGAACCACGGGTTTTCGCAGCCTGGATGCCTTTCTCGGTCAGCCCGCGCTGGCCGGGATGGGGCTGGAGGCGCAGGGGCTGGCGGTGGGCAGTCAATATTTCAACGTGATCAGCGAGGTTCGCCTTGCCGGTCGCCGCCAGGTTCTGGTCAGTACCCTGCAGCGCAGCAGCGACGGCAAGGTACGGGTTCTCTCTCGTGATCTCGGGCAGGGCGGATTGCCGCCGGCGCCCGTCAAGGAGCCGCAGTCATGACACAGGCTTGCATCTTCCTTCCGGTAGCCGCCTGCACCCAGCCGGACGCCGAACTGGAAGTGCTGCTCTGGCAAGGAGGCACGGGCCGTCGCCTGCCATTCGCCAGGGCGCTGGAAGAGGTGGCGCCACCCTGGCGCCTGATCCTGCCGGTGGAGGCGGTGACCTGTTGCGCAGTCCGCCTGCCTACCCAGAAGGGGCGCTGGTTGCGTCAGGCATTGCCTTTCGCGGTGGAGGAACTGCTCGCCGAGGAGGTGGAAAGCTTCCACCTCGGGCTGGGCGGGGCGTTGGCCGATGGCCGGAACCGGGTGTTCGCCGTACGCCGAACCTGGCTGGCAGGCTGGATGGAACTGACCGGCAAGCTCGGTCCTGCGCCCTCCGCCATCCATGTCGATGCTGACCTGCTGCCGGAACAGGGCACCCAGTTGCTCTGGCTGGAACAGCGCTGGCTGCTGGGCGGCGAGGGGGGCGCCCGGCTCGGTTTCGCGGAACTCGACTGGCCCGTTCTGAAGGACGCCTGCGTAGCGCCCCGCAGTGGCCATGCACCCGCCGCTCGCCAGGTACTGGACGGCGTGGACGAGTGGCACGATGAAGGCGATGCCTATGGCTGGCTGGCGACGCAGAAGGGCAGCGATCTGGCCCAGGGAGAATTCACCCTGAAGGAAGAACGCCAGCGCTGGTCGCGCTGGAAGCCACTGCTGGGGCTGGTTGGCTTGTGGCTGCTGTTGCAGTGGGGCTTCAACCTGGTCCAGGCCTGGCAACTGCAGCGTCAGGGCGATACCTACGCGGCAGCCAATGAAACCCTTTATCGAGAGTTGTTTCCCCAGGACAACAAGCTGGTGAACCTGCGGGCCCAGTTCGATCAGCACCTGGCCGAGGGCTCCGCTTCGGGGCAGGGCCGTCTGCTGACCCTGCTCGGCCAGGCGGCCCAGGCGCTGATCACCGAAGGTGCCCAGGTAAGGGTGCAGCAACTGGATTTCAGCGAGACACGGGGCGACCTCGCGTTGCAGGTACAGGCGCCGGGTTTCGATGCCCTGGAACGCTTGCGCGAGCGTCTGATCGGCAGCGGGCTTTCCGTGCAGATGGGCTCGGCAAGCCGCGACGAAAGCGGCGTCAGCGCGCGCCTGGTGATAGGAGGATGAAGATGCTCGATGCAATCAAGGCGCCCTTGCAGACGCAGTGGCAGGCTTCTTCCCTCGGCATACGCTGGCGTGCGCTGCCGGTCAGGGACCGCACGGCGTTGTTGGGGCTCGGCATTTTCCTCGGGCTGGTCCTGCTCTACTTGCTGCTCTGGCTTCCGGCCGAGCGGCGTCTGGCCAGTGCACGCGAGCACTTCGAGTCCCAGCGCGGCCTGCATGCCTATCTGCAGCAGCGTGCTCCCGAGGCGCGATCAGTACGGGTCCAGCCCCAGAGCCAGGTGGATCCGGAGCGGCTGCAGGGGCTGGTGACCGCCACCGCCGCCGAACAGGGGCTGGCCATCGAGCGTGTCGACAGCGATGCTCCCGGCGCGGTGCAGGTGAACCTGCAACCCGCAGCGTTTCCAAGTCTCCTGCGTTGGTTCGGCGTGCTGGAAGGGCAGGGGGTTCGCATCGAAGAAGCCGGACTTGACCGCAACGAAGATGGCCGGGTCACCGCGCGTGTATCGCTGAAGGTGGGGAGCTGACTGCGCCCCGACTTCGTGCGGGCGCACCGTCATGGTGCGCGTTGCTGCGCCGGGAAAAGGGACATGAGATTCGCCAGGAGAAAAAATCCATACAGGGTGTTGACTTAGCGAAGCCCTCTGCGTAAATTGCGCGCCTCGCAAGGCGATGGGTGATTAGCTCAGCCGGGAGAGCATCTGCCTTACAAGCAGAGGGTCGGCGGTTCGATCCCGTCATCACCCACCAATCCTTGCGAATTTCGGACGAAAGTCCGGCCGACGCGCAGCGGTAGTTCAGTCGGTTAGAATACCGGCCTGTCACGCCGGGGGTCGCGGGTTCGAGTCCCGTCCGCTGCGCCATATTTCCCATGTTCGAGTCGCTCGGGCATGAAGCGGCAAGGTCCACAGGGCCGGGTCGCCAGACGATGCAAAGGTTTCACCGGACGCAAGTCCAACCGACACGCAGCGGTAGTTCAGTCGGTTAGAATACCGGCCTGTCACGCCGGGGGTCGCGGGTTCGAGTCCCGTCCGCTGCGCCATATAGAGAAGCCCTCAGGTAGCAATACCTGGGGGCTTTTTCTTTTTCTCTCTTCCGCATTCTTCGACGCTGCTCCCCAGGGGTAATTTTCCGGTCACCTGGGATCGTTACATTCCTGGCATGGGTTTTGTTTCCATGACCGCTATCGATACCAGGAGGAACGCGTGATGGACGACTACCAGGAAGAGATTCTCGATTTTCACGCTGGCGAGCAGGACACGGTAGAACCGGCGGACGACGCTACCGAAATGTGATCAGCCTGCCTGGCGCTGGGCGCGGCGGAACTCGCCTGGAGTGCTGCCGCTCCAGCGTTTGAATGCGCGCTGGAAGGCTTCCGCCGAGGCGAAGCCGAGCAGGTAGGCGATTTCACCGAAGGCCAGTTCGGTGTCGCGGATGTAGGCCATGGCCAGGTCGCGGCGGGTTTCATTGAGGATGGCTCGATACTGGGTGCCTTCCTCGGCCAGCTTGCGGCGCAAGGTCCAGCTGGGCATCTGCAGGCGTGCCGCCACTTCTTCCAGATCCGGTTCCCGCCCGTGCAGCAGCGGCCCCAGCAACTGGGTGATGCGCTCGCGAAGGCTGCGGGTGCGGGTCAGCTGCAGCAGCTCCCTCTCGCAGATATCCAGCAATTGCCGCCAGGTGGCGGGGCAGTGTTCACAGCCGCGCAGCGCCAGGGTGTCCAGCGACAGGCGCAACTGATTGGCGCCCGCCTCGAACTCCACCGGACAACCGAAATGCTCGGCATAGCGCTCGGCGTAGTCGGGTGCGGCGAATTCGATTTCCACTTTCTCGATGCGGATGCCGGCACCGACCAGTTGGCTCAGGTGGCTCTGCCAGCCCGCCAGAACCGAGTCCACCACGAAGCGGTTATAGGCGTTGTAGGGGCTGATGGAATAGAAGCGCAGCCAGGCGCCCTTTGAGTCCTCGTGGAAGCTCGACTGTCCGCGATAGTTACTGGCGTAGAGCCGTTCGAAACGGGCCAGGGCGCGAGCTGCTTCCCGCAGGTTGGGGGCCTGTTCGGCGCAGACACCCGCGAGCCCGAGCTGGCTGAGGCGGCTGAGGCGGCCCATGGCCAGGCCGAGGGCGGGGTCGCCGCAGAGCTGGATGGCGGCATGGCCGAGACGCATGAAACGTGGGATCGACAAGCGCCCATGGGGTTCGGCGAAGCGCGCGGCATCCAGGCCGAAGCGCTCCAGCAGTTCCGTCGCGCAGTGACCGGCCTGTTCCAGCGCCGCTGCCATGCTGAGAACGGAACTCACGGAGAGGTCGCCCAGCTTCACCCGTTGCGTTTTCATCGGGCACCCAGCCAGGCATTCAGCAGATGGCTACCCGGCACATCGCTGGCCTGCGGGGCGCCGAGGGGCGTCAGCACACTGCCGGACGGCGCCTTGTGAAGCGGCCAGAGCCGGCCGCGGAGGAAGAGCGTTTCACTGGCGCTGGTCCGGCCGTCACTCAGGGTGACTTCACTCTGCGGATAGCCCGAAGCCCAACTGCGCGTAATGGTTACCTGGCCGCTGACGGTCTGCAGTTCCTGGCGCGATTCATGGCGGGTGCTTTGCGGCCAGGGCTGGCTGAAGGGCTCGCCGAGCAGGTTGCCGTCCGGGGAGAAGGCCAGGGCCAGGTTGTAGAGGTCGCCATGGCCGCTGCGCAGCTTGCCTTCCTTGAGGTAGGGCGAGGGGAGGAGGATGGAGCCGGCGAGGAGGGTGACCCGGTACTCGCCGGCCAGGCGGCTGAACAGCTTCTGGTAGTCCCGTGCCATGCGCCGGGCCTTGGCGCGCAGCAGGGCTTCCTCCAGGTCCTGGCCCTGCAGGTAGAGGCGGCCCAGCAGGGTGGGGTGGCTGAGGGTGAGCAGGCGGCTGCCCTCGGTGAAGGTGCGGGCCTGGTAGAGGTTGTGTTTCTCGTCCCGCAGCAGCAGCCAGGTGCCGATGTGGTCGGGCAGCGCGACCACGGTCCGTTCATTGAGCAGGCCCAGGGCGCGGGCCTGGTCGAGGGCCGCCACGAGCTTCATGCGCAGCAGGTCGGGATCGCGGTAGTCGCTGGGGTAGAGCTCCGGGCGGATCGCCAGCAGGTTGCCACTCGCGCTGGCTGCACCCACGTCGCTGGCCAGGCTGGCGCGCAGATCGGACAGGTAGTGGACGCGCGGGCGTTCGCCGGTCCATACCGCATAGGCGGTCAGGCAGCTCACCAGGATGGCGGCGATCAGGGGCGTCAGCAGTTTGCGCATGGAATGTCCGGTGCCGGGAAATGCCGATCAGGGTAGGGGACACGCTGCCGATTGCCAAGGGTCGCTGTCATTTTTGATCAGTAACTTGTCAGTTCCGATCATTGAGCGGGCAGTGCCTGCTCTTTATCGTCTGCCCCACAACCGACTCCGGCCCTTCGAGGCCAGGGGCACTTCCGTGAATAGCACCGCCTGTTGTGGAGGAACCATGACCGCCACCCGTTACCCGCACCTGCTCGCGCCCCTCGACCTGGGCTTCACCACCCTGCGCAATCGCACCCTGATGGGCTCCATGCACACCGGCCTGGAAGAAAAGCCCCACGGTTTCGAGCGCATGGCCGCCTACTTCGCCGAGCGCGCCCGGGGTGGCGTCGGCCTGATGGTGACCGGCGGCATTGGCCCGAACGCCGAAGGCGGCGTCTATGCCGGTGCGGCCAAGCTGACCACCGAGGAAGAGGCCGAGAAGCACAAGATCGTCACCCGTGCGGTGCACGAGGCGGGCGGCAAGATCTGCATGCAGATCCTCCACGCCGGCCGTTACGCCTACAACCCCAAGCAGGTCGCACCGTCGGCCATCCAGGCGCCGATCAACCCCTTCAAGCCGAACGAGCTGGATGAAGAGGGCATCGAGAAGCAGATCCGGGATTTCGTCACCTGCTCCGTGCTGGCGCAGAAGGCCGAGTACGACGGCGTCGAGATCATGGGTTCCGAGGGTTACTTCATCAACCAGTTCCTCGCCGCCCACACCAACCAGCGTACCGACCGCTGGGGCGGCAGCTACGAGAACCGCATGCGCCTGGCGGTGGAAATCGTCCGCCGCGTGCGCGAAGCCGTTGGCCCGAACTTCATCATCATCTTCCGCCTGTCCATGCTCGACCTGGTGGAAGGTGGCAGCACCTGGGACGAGATCGTCACCCTGGCCAAGGCCATCGAAGCGGCGGGTGCGACCATTATCAACACCGGTATCGGCTGGCACGAAGCGCGTATCCCGACCATCGCCACCAAGGTGCCGCGTGCGGCCTTCACCAAGGTCACCGCCAAGCTCAAGGGCGAGGTGAAGATTCCGCTGATCACCACCAACCGCATCAATACCCCCGAGGTGGCCGAGCAGGTCCTGGCCGAAGGCGACGCCGACATGGTGTCCATGGCCCGCCCGTTCCTCGCCGACCCGGACTTCGTCAACAAGGCCGCCGAAGGTCGCGCCGACGAGATCAACACCTGCATCGGCTGCAACCAGGCCTGCCTGGACCACACCTTCGGCGGCAAGCTGACCAGCTGCCTGGTCAACCCGCGCGCCTGCCATGAAACCGAGCTGAACTACATCCCGGTCACCCAGGCGAAGAAGATCGCCGTGGTCGGTGCTGGCCCGGCCGGCCTCTCCGCCGCCACCGTCGCCGCCGAGCGTGGGCACAGCGTGACCCTGTTCGACGCTGCCGGGGAGATCGGTGGCCAGTTCAATGTGGCCAAGCGCGTGCCAGGCAAGGAGGAGTTCTACGAGACCCTGCGCTACTTCAAGCGCAAGCTGGAGACCACCGGCGTCGACCTGCGCCTGAACACCCGCGTTTCGGTTGAGGATCTGGCCCGGGGCGGCTTCGACGAAATCATCCTGGCCACCGGCATCAGCCCGCGTACTCCGGAGATTCCCGGTATCGACCACCCGATGGTGATCGGTTACCTGGACGCCATCCTCGAGCGCAAGCCGGTCGGGCAGAAGGTGGCGGTCATCGGTGCCGGCGGTATCGGCTTCGACGTGTCCGAGTTCATCACCCACAAGGGCGAGTCCACCAGCCTGAGCCGCGAAGCCTTCTGGAAGGAGTGGGGCATCGACGGCGCCCTGGAAGCCCGTGGCGGTATCGCCGGGATCAAGGCCCAGCCCCATGCGCCGGCACGCCAGGTGTTCCTGCTGCAGCGCAAGAAAAGCAAGGTGGGCGATGGCCTTGGCAAGACCACCGGCTGGATCCACCGCACCGGCCTGAAGAACAAGCAGGTGCAGATGCTCAACGCCGTGGAATACCTCAAGGTGGACGATGCCGGCCTGCACATCCGCGTGGCCGACGGCGAAGCCCAGGTGCTGCCGGTGGACACCGTGATCGTCTGCGCCGGCCAGGACCCGCTGCGCGAGCTGCACGAGGGCCTGGTAGCCGCTGGCCAGAGCGTGCACCTGATCGGTGGCGCCGATGTCGCTGCCGAACTGGACGCCAAGCGCGCCATCAACCAAGGCTCGCGCCTCGCTGCCGAGCTCTGAAAGCCAGAACAGGATTTGCTGCGCGTCGGTTCTGCCTTGTTGAAACCGCCTCGGAATGCTCATTTGGCATTCGAAAACTGCGCTTCCTCGGCGGTTTTCGCGTAGCAGCCCGCTAGCTCGCGAAATCCTGTCCAGGCTTTTTCCACCAACCGCCCGGCTTTTTGCCGGGCGGTTTCATTTCCAGTTCCAACCACGTCACACTTTTGCCTTGCCGCTGGTCCGACAGGTTGTCGCGGCAGGGCTCTGCCAACCCAGTCACATTGCTCGACGACTAATATCCCCTAGACTTTTCTAAAGTCCGGATCAGTGTGTGCGGACGAAAAAAACGTACCACCAGGCCCCCATCAACGCCCGCCGTGATTCACCGCGCAAAGCCAGAGGTAGAGCGATGAGCATGCTGAAGAAGCCGCAAACGGTGGAAGCCGTCGTGTTCTTCAACGACCGCGGCATCTGCAAGCAGATGCTCTACTCGGAATTCGAAGCCATCCTCGACGGGGTGGTCGGTCTGCCGGAGTTCGCCGACTGCCAGATGCAACTGGCCTACCTGATGATCAGCCCGCGCCTGCAGGTCCGGGCGGTGGTCTTCTTCTATCTCGACTTCGACGAAGAGGGGCGTGCCGATACCGGCTGGAACCTGCCGCTGCGGCAACTGGCCGAGCGCGCCGGCCGTGGTCCTGATCTTGGCGCCGGCCCCATTCGCCTGGCCTGCCGCAGCCAGTGCCCGGTGTCCTGGCAGCAGATGCACCTGTGGGACCCGAGCCTGAATTCCGATCGCAATGACCTGGCGCTGCTGCGTGACGCCATCAAGCTCAATACCCTCGGCGTGCTGGTGGAAGAAGAACTGCCCAAGGTGCTGGATGCCGAGAAGCTCCAAGTGGCACCGGAAGACAGCTGGTACGCCCCGCCGGAAATCACCAAGGAGATGGCCGAGCAACTGGCGGAGAAAATGGAAAAGGAGCACCGCCTGAAGACCGCCCAGCTGGTCCGCCAGCAGCGTCTTCGCCTCAGTTCCCTGAGCCAGCAGAATGAAGAGGCCATCGCGCGCGTGCGCCATGCCGCCGACCAGAGCCATTCGGCGTTGCAGGAGCAGATTCGCGCCCTGCAGCACGCCTTGCGTGAGCAGGAAGAGGCCAATGCCAGCCTGCGTGCCGAGCTCGAGAACGAGTCGGAGCGCCATCAGGCCAGCCGCGAGGAAATGAACCTGCAATTGCGCGCCCTGGAGCGTCACGGGCGCACCGAGGCCGACATCCTTCGCGCCCAGTTCGAAAGCGAGCTGCAAACACGGGTCGCCGCTGCCGTATCCGAGTATCGCGAGCAACTGGCCATTCGCGATGTCGAGCTGGCCTATCGCGACCAGTTGGACGCCCAGCTCCAGGCCGAGCTCAATCGCCTGCGCCAGGAGTGCGAGGCGCTGGAATCCCAATCCGGACAGCAGATGCTGGACCGCCTGGCCCAGTTGGGCGTCGTGTTCGTGGTCTACCACCCCGGCGCCGGCCACCTGACGATTCCGCTGGCGGACATCACCCGTTACCAGGACAACCCCCAGGCTTACGCTGCCGCCAAGTGCTTTGTCTCCGAGAACCAGTACCGCCATTGGCTGGCCCACTACCAGCAGCCCACCTGTGAGGCGAGCCTGCCCAGCGGCGAGCGTTGCAGCATGCCGATCGACCGCGTCGAAGCCCCCAGTCGCTTCGTCGCCGGCGAATCCAACTGCTGTCCCCGGCATCGCTCGGGAGGACGCCTGCGTACCGCCGGTTGAGCGGACCCGCACCGGTGCCTGATCTATCCTTGCGCCCCCTCCCTGGACGCCAACGGACCCGACATTGCCCCTGATCCTGCCTGACTGGAATCCCCGCGCCGTACTCGAGCCCTTGCGCCTGCCCTGGCTGGACGCCGCCGGGCTGGAGCTGGCCGTGCTGCGCCTGGACGCACTGGACCCGCTGGTTTCCGGCAACAAGTGGTTCAAGCTGGCGCCCTGGCTGGCCAGGGCCGGGCGTGACGGCGCCGAGGGTCTGATCAGTCTCGGCGGCGCCCACTCCAACCATTTGCACGCGCTGGCCGCCGCCGGTGCGCGCTTCGGTTTTCCCACCGTCGGATTGCTGCGTGGCGAGCCCCAGGACACACCGACCGCGCAGGACCTCCGGCGTTTCGGCATGGCGCTGCATTGGCTGGGCTACGGCGGTTACCGGGCGCGCCATCAGGCCAATTTCTGGGAGCCCTGGCTGCAGCGCTACCCGGGTTACCAGCCGGTGCCCGAAGGGGGTGGCGGCCTGACGGGTGCCCAGGGCTGCGCCGCCCTGGTGGCGATGATCCGCGAGCAACTCCCCGCGCTTGGCTGGGGGGACTACCACAGCCTGTGGACCGCTGTCGGCACCGGTACCACCCTGGCCGGGCTGGTGCTGGGCGAGGCGGGCGCGCATCCGGTGATCGGCGCCCTGGCGGTACCAGTGGATCACGGTGTGCCCGCGCAGGTGAGTGGCATCCTCGCCGAGGCCGGCTGCACCGATGCGGGCTACCGGCTGGTCGACGCCAGTCGTGGCGGCTTCGCCCGACTGGATGCCGAGCTCGCGCGCTTCCTGCTGGACTGCGAGCGCGACGGCGGAGTCGGCCTGGAACCCCTCTATACCGCCAAGGCCCTGCTGGCCATCCGCGACGAAGCACGCGCCGGCCGAATCCCCTCGGGCAGCCGCCTGGTGCTGCTCCACACCGGCGGCCTGCAAGGGCGAAGAGCCCTGCACGACGAACTGTTGCGACTGGCCGGCTACACTGACCAGGCAGTGGAAGCCCAAGGATGAGTCCATGAGCGAACCCCTGATTCCCCAGCAACTGCGCAGCCTCATCCCCCTCAATGCCCTGTCCGACCAGCAGTGGCGCGAGTTGCGCTCGCAGCTGGTGCCCCAGCCCTTGCTGGCCGGGCAACTGCTGTTCCGGCGTGAGGACCATGCGCGGGTGACCTGGTACTTGCTGTCCGGCGAACTGCTCCTGCGGGATGCCGATGGCGTCGAGACCCGCCTGGAAGCGGGCAGTGAAGCCAGTTGCCATCCTGTTTCGCCGACCCTGCCGCGCCTGCACGAAGCCCTGGCGCTTCGCGACTGCTCCCTGCTCGCCATCGACAGCGCCACGCTGGCGCGTCAGCTGACCTGGGGCTCGACCCACCAGGACCTGATGCTTGAGCTCAGCCCGGATGGCGACAGCGAGTGGCTCGAAACCCTGCTCGCCAGCCCATTGCTGGCCAGGGTGCCGCCAGCCAACGTGCGCAGCATGCTGGAGCGCCTGCGGCGGGTGGAGCTGCCGGCGGGCAGCCAAGTGATGGGAGAAGGGGAGACCGGGGACTGTTGCTACTTCCTGCAGTCCGGCCGCGCCGAAGTCATTCGCGGTGCCGGCAGCGAGCAGCAGTTGCTGGCCGAACTGGAAGTGGGCGCCTGCTTTGGTGAAGAAGCGCTGCTGGGGGATTGTCCGCGCAACGCCAGCGTCACCCTGCTGGAAGACAGCGTGCTGCAGCGGCTGGACCGGGAGGACTTCCTCGAACTGCTCAAGGCACCGGTGGTGGACGAGGTCAGCCTCGGCGAAGCGGTGCGCATGCTGGGCAGCGGCGGCCAGTGGCTGGACGTGCGCCTGCAGGAGGAATACGAGCGCGCCCATGCGCCCGAGGCCCTGAACATGCCCCTGCATCTGCTGCGCCTGAAGGCGCGGCTGCTGAACAACGGTGGAACCTATCTCTGCTATTGCGACAGCGGCAAGCGCAGCGCCAGTGCCGTGTTCATGCTTTCCCAGCTGGGCTTTCGCGCCTACGCGCTGCGAGACGGCCTGGACGCGTTGCCGGCCTTGCAGCGGGATGCGTTGATCAGCGAGACCGGTGCCGGCTACCTGGCCCGTTCCGGCGGCCGGATCGAACGCAGCCGTTGATCCCCTCACGTCGCATAGACAAGTTCATTTCCCGCCCCACAACTGGGGACATCGACGTGCACCGGTGAAGTTTTCCGCCGGTAATCTGAAGTTTGCGAAAGTTCATGCCGTTGCCTGAGGCGGCGGTTTCTCCGAAGTTCCGCTGGAAGTTCGCAGCGCATATCCGGCACCCACTTTCGGGTGACCGGTTTCGGTCTGACTTTCCGACTATCGACTTGATACTGTTGCGCGCC is part of the Pseudomonas lalkuanensis genome and harbors:
- a CDS encoding 1-aminocyclopropane-1-carboxylate deaminase/D-cysteine desulfhydrase, with amino-acid sequence MILPDWNPRAVLEPLRLPWLDAAGLELAVLRLDALDPLVSGNKWFKLAPWLARAGRDGAEGLISLGGAHSNHLHALAAAGARFGFPTVGLLRGEPQDTPTAQDLRRFGMALHWLGYGGYRARHQANFWEPWLQRYPGYQPVPEGGGGLTGAQGCAALVAMIREQLPALGWGDYHSLWTAVGTGTTLAGLVLGEAGAHPVIGALAVPVDHGVPAQVSGILAEAGCTDAGYRLVDASRGGFARLDAELARFLLDCERDGGVGLEPLYTAKALLAIRDEARAGRIPSGSRLVLLHTGGLQGRRALHDELLRLAGYTDQAVEAQG
- a CDS encoding AraC family transcriptional regulator, whose amino-acid sequence is MKTQRVKLGDLSVSSVLSMAAALEQAGHCATELLERFGLDAARFAEPHGRLSIPRFMRLGHAAIQLCGDPALGLAMGRLSRLSQLGLAGVCAEQAPNLREAARALARFERLYASNYRGQSSFHEDSKGAWLRFYSISPYNAYNRFVVDSVLAGWQSHLSQLVGAGIRIEKVEIEFAAPDYAERYAEHFGCPVEFEAGANQLRLSLDTLALRGCEHCPATWRQLLDICERELLQLTRTRSLRERITQLLGPLLHGREPDLEEVAARLQMPSWTLRRKLAEEGTQYRAILNETRRDLAMAYIRDTELAFGEIAYLLGFASAEAFQRAFKRWSGSTPGEFRRAQRQAG
- a CDS encoding coiled-coil domain-containing protein, whose translation is MSMLKKPQTVEAVVFFNDRGICKQMLYSEFEAILDGVVGLPEFADCQMQLAYLMISPRLQVRAVVFFYLDFDEEGRADTGWNLPLRQLAERAGRGPDLGAGPIRLACRSQCPVSWQQMHLWDPSLNSDRNDLALLRDAIKLNTLGVLVEEELPKVLDAEKLQVAPEDSWYAPPEITKEMAEQLAEKMEKEHRLKTAQLVRQQRLRLSSLSQQNEEAIARVRHAADQSHSALQEQIRALQHALREQEEANASLRAELENESERHQASREEMNLQLRALERHGRTEADILRAQFESELQTRVAAAVSEYREQLAIRDVELAYRDQLDAQLQAELNRLRQECEALESQSGQQMLDRLAQLGVVFVVYHPGAGHLTIPLADITRYQDNPQAYAAAKCFVSENQYRHWLAHYQQPTCEASLPSGERCSMPIDRVEAPSRFVAGESNCCPRHRSGGRLRTAG
- a CDS encoding carbon-nitrogen hydrolase family protein translates to MRKLLTPLIAAILVSCLTAYAVWTGERPRVHYLSDLRASLASDVGAASASGNLLAIRPELYPSDYRDPDLLRMKLVAALDQARALGLLNERTVVALPDHIGTWLLLRDEKHNLYQARTFTEGSRLLTLSHPTLLGRLYLQGQDLEEALLRAKARRMARDYQKLFSRLAGEYRVTLLAGSILLPSPYLKEGKLRSGHGDLYNLALAFSPDGNLLGEPFSQPWPQSTRHESRQELQTVSGQVTITRSWASGYPQSEVTLSDGRTSASETLFLRGRLWPLHKAPSGSVLTPLGAPQASDVPGSHLLNAWLGAR
- a CDS encoding NADPH-dependent 2,4-dienoyl-CoA reductase, which encodes MTATRYPHLLAPLDLGFTTLRNRTLMGSMHTGLEEKPHGFERMAAYFAERARGGVGLMVTGGIGPNAEGGVYAGAAKLTTEEEAEKHKIVTRAVHEAGGKICMQILHAGRYAYNPKQVAPSAIQAPINPFKPNELDEEGIEKQIRDFVTCSVLAQKAEYDGVEIMGSEGYFINQFLAAHTNQRTDRWGGSYENRMRLAVEIVRRVREAVGPNFIIIFRLSMLDLVEGGSTWDEIVTLAKAIEAAGATIINTGIGWHEARIPTIATKVPRAAFTKVTAKLKGEVKIPLITTNRINTPEVAEQVLAEGDADMVSMARPFLADPDFVNKAAEGRADEINTCIGCNQACLDHTFGGKLTSCLVNPRACHETELNYIPVTQAKKIAVVGAGPAGLSAATVAAERGHSVTLFDAAGEIGGQFNVAKRVPGKEEFYETLRYFKRKLETTGVDLRLNTRVSVEDLARGGFDEIILATGISPRTPEIPGIDHPMVIGYLDAILERKPVGQKVAVIGAGGIGFDVSEFITHKGESTSLSREAFWKEWGIDGALEARGGIAGIKAQPHAPARQVFLLQRKKSKVGDGLGKTTGWIHRTGLKNKQVQMLNAVEYLKVDDAGLHIRVADGEAQVLPVDTVIVCAGQDPLRELHEGLVAAGQSVHLIGGADVAAELDAKRAINQGSRLAAEL